A single genomic interval of Puntigrus tetrazona isolate hp1 chromosome 1, ASM1883169v1, whole genome shotgun sequence harbors:
- the LOC122349330 gene encoding uncharacterized protein LOC122349330: MSLIMVPPLSLVFLLIIPEVYGLESWSVRYSSSHICALKHSSVIMRCTYTYPPEHQIKKVFWTKTKNKNPDEEFPDLSEDPEYSQRFQYLGDKEKSCTMRLSHVTQKDEHEYCFRFTTDEDKWIGHPGVTLTVLDLQVESPERVTEGDSVRLTCKSSCALTDRATFIWYRNSQPLTERRDRNNILLLQSVRREDAGRYSCALQEHTYISPEVYLNVTCEYVLQSFLPLRIKAHLLDLDRVSVHYRVDASTVRLTINTDLRDQMLFLSQDMSSNVTERDVHVSESAFWMMHHMPAFHSENTEETSPRHPGGPVCNSPTSQNQTDEESGGEGKPVRKHQDSPAGCCREIMYYLCEYKINIGIVQPTDLLKTCVYVLMSVRMSLPLALAFLLMIYGVYGQCDWGLSYGSSRICALVGSTVTIYCNYTYPPEHQIREANWTKTNECYQDLLTDPEYSQRFKYLGDKEKNCTMRLSHVTQKDEDKYYFRFITDQEKWLGLPGVTLTVTDLQVESPERVTEGDSVRLTCKSSCALTDRATFIWYRNSQPLTERRDRNNILLLQSVRREDAGRYSCALQEHTYISPEVYLNVTYPPRNVSVFINESGEIVEGDSVTLICSSDSNPPAEISWFKGRTLVRSGRIYSISKIRSDHSGEYKCRSRNKHGKKYSEAVTLNVIYAPRNVSVFMNGSGEIVEGDSVTLICSTDSNPPALNFFWFKENQSSSVGSGQSFSALQSGRFYCEAHNQHGSLRSDTATVTVHRSDGRTVFQVTLVSGVLFIIVLLFIILRKMMKRRTAIHEYENDDLSLNRYTTLDPRSRSSDQYMTLTTTHPPTAAQQSSSS, translated from the exons ATGTCATTGATCATGGTTCCTCCTCTTTCCCTGGTGTTTCTGCTCATAATTCCAG aaGTTTATGGGCTGGAGAGTTGGTCTGTGAGATACAGTTCTTCACACATCTGTGCTCTAAAACACTCATCAGTGATAATGAGATGCACTTATACATACCCTCCTGAACATCAGATCAAGAAAGTGTTCtggaccaaaacaaaaaacaaaaatcctgaTGAAGAGTTTCCAGATCTGTCTGAGGACCCTGAATACAGTCAGAGGTTTCAGTATCtgggagataaagagaagaGCTGCACCATGAGACTgagtcatgtgacacagaaagaTGAACACGAGTACTGTTTCAGATTCACTACTGATGAAGATAAATGGATTGGTCATCCAGGAGTGACTCTTACTGTTTTAG aTCTTCAGGTGGAGTCTcctgagagagtgacagagggAGATTCAGTCCGTCTGACATGTAAAAGCAGCTGCGCTCTGACTGACAGAGCAACATTCATCTGGTACAGAAACTCACAGCCATTAActgagagaagagacagaaacaatataCTCCTGCTGCAGTCAGTCAGAAGAGAGGATGCAGGCAGATATAGCTGTGCTCTACAGGAACACACTTACATCTCTCCTGAGGTTTATCTCAATGTCACGTGTGAGTATGTTCTACAAAGTTTTcttccatt GAGAATCAAAGCTCATCTGTTGGATCTGGACAGAGTTTCAGTGCACTACAGAGTGGACGCTTCTACTGTGAGGCTCACAATCAACACGGATCTCAGAGATCAGATGCTGTTTCTGTCACAG GACATGTCCTCTAATGTAACTGAGAGGGATGTTCACGTGTCTGAATCAGCCTTTTGGATGATGCACCATATGCCAgcatttcattcagaaaacacAGAAGAGACGTCACCGAGACACCCAGGAGGTCCAGTATGCAACAGTCCAACATCACAAAACCAAACCGACGAAGAAAGCGGAGGAGAAGGAAAACCAGTACGGAAACATCAGGATTCACCAGCCGGCTGCTGCCGTGAG attatgtattatttgtgtGAATATAAGATTAATATTGGTATTGTACAACCCACTGACTTGCTGAAGACGTGTGTTTATGTACTAATGTCAGTGAGAATGTCTCTTCCTCTTGCTCTGGCGTTTCTGCTCATGATTTACG GAGTTTATGGCCAATGTGATTGGGGTTTGAGTTATGGCTCTTCACGCATCTGCGCACTAGTGGGGTCAACAGTGACAATCTACTGTAACTATACATACCCTCCTGAACATCAGATCAGAGAAGCAAACTggaccaaaacaaatgaatgctaTCAAGATCTCTTAACGGACCCAGAATACAGTCAGAGGTTTAAGTATctgggagataaagagaaaaacTGCACCATGAGACTgagtcatgtgacacagaaagaTGAAGACAAGTACTATTTCAGATTCATCACTGATCAGGAAAAATGGCTTGGTCTTCCAGGAGTGACTCTTACTGTGACAG aTCTTCAGGTGGAGTCTcctgagagagtgacagagggAGATTCAGTCCGTCTGACATGTAAAAGCAGCTGCGCTCTGACTGACAGAGCAACATTCATCTGGTACAGAAACTCACAGCCATTAActgagagaagagacagaaacaatataCTCCTGCTGCAGTCAGTCAGAAGAGAGGATGCAGGCAGATATAGCTGTGCTCTACAGGAACACACTTACATCTCTCCTGAGGTTTATCTCAATGTCACGT ACCCACCCAGGAACGTCTCGGTGTTCATAAATGAATCTGGTGAAATagtggagggagattcagtgactctgatctgcagcagtgattcaaacccacctgcagaAATCAGCTGGTTTAAAGGAAGAACACTTGTTAGATCTGGAAGAATCTACAGCATCTCAAAGATCAGATCTGATCACAGTGGAGAATACAAGTGCAGGTCCAGAAATAAACATGGAAAGAAATACTCTGAAGCTGTGACTTTAAACGTCATAT ATGCACCCAGGAACGTCTCAGTGTTCATGAATGGATCTGGTGAAATagtggagggagattcagtgactctgatctgcagcactgattcaaacccacctgcTCTGAACTTCTTCTGGTTTAAGGAGAATCAAAGCTCATCTGTTGGATCTGGACAGAGTTTCAGTGCACTACAGAGTGGACGCTTCTACTGTGAGGCTCACAATCAACACGGATCTCTGAGATCAGACACTGCTACTGTCACAG TTCACAGAAGTGATGGTAGGACTGTGTTCCAAGTTACATTGGTATCTGGAGTATTATTCATCAtcgttttactttttataat TCTGagaaaaatgatgaaaagaaGAACTGCAATACATGAGTACGAG aATGATGATCTCAGTCTAAACAGATATACTACCCTCGACCCCAGGTCCAGATCTTCTGATCAGTACATGACACTCACA acaaCCCATCCCCCGACCGCTGCTCAGCAGTCAAGCTCGTCCTAA